One Nitrosopumilus piranensis genomic region harbors:
- a CDS encoding MraY family glycosyltransferase, with protein sequence MIEFLFPAIISCVAAFFVVFILTPPLIKFLELRDFVVKDVNKKGNVMIARPGGISIILGIIASEIILYLFLQLNEILAIIFTTSAAFVIGYIDDRKVMGGWFKPVTLAIISIPIILLGVYDSDLSFPLFGTAQIPILYLALIIFIIPITGNTINSIDVLNGVASGFMIIASFSLSICLFIVQNYEIAIVSLPLGFVSLAFYKFHKIPSKIFPGDSGALTLGVMYGTIAIVGSVEIIAAVALLPAVINSFLFLSSVKKIVEHRQIKGTPVDHTEDFKLKATDDNAAPVTLVRLILATGPLTERQVGITIFKLALFSGILAIITASLMSVRI encoded by the coding sequence TTGATTGAATTTCTTTTTCCTGCAATAATCTCTTGTGTGGCTGCATTTTTTGTAGTTTTTATATTAACTCCTCCTCTGATAAAATTTTTAGAACTCAGAGATTTTGTTGTTAAAGATGTAAATAAAAAAGGTAATGTTATGATTGCAAGACCTGGTGGAATATCAATAATATTGGGAATTATTGCATCTGAAATTATTCTTTACTTGTTTTTACAATTAAATGAAATACTTGCAATTATTTTTACAACCTCTGCAGCCTTTGTAATTGGATATATTGATGATAGAAAAGTTATGGGTGGTTGGTTTAAACCTGTTACACTTGCAATTATATCCATACCTATTATCCTTCTTGGTGTATATGATTCAGATTTATCATTTCCGTTGTTTGGAACCGCACAAATTCCCATACTTTATCTTGCATTAATTATTTTTATAATCCCTATTACTGGAAATACAATCAACTCTATTGATGTTCTTAATGGTGTTGCAAGCGGATTTATGATCATTGCAAGTTTTTCTTTATCGATCTGTTTGTTTATTGTACAAAACTATGAAATTGCAATTGTAAGTTTACCTTTAGGATTTGTTTCTTTAGCATTTTACAAGTTTCATAAAATTCCAAGTAAAATTTTTCCAGGAGATTCTGGAGCTCTAACATTGGGTGTCATGTATGGAACTATTGCAATTGTTGGTAGTGTAGAAATTATTGCAGCAGTTGCATTGTTGCCTGCAGTAATTAATTCATTTTTATTCCTTTCAAGTGTAAAGAAAATAGTTGAACATAGACAAATCAAGGGAACACCTGTAGATCATACAGAAGATTTCAAGTTAAAGGCAACTGATGATAATGCTGCACCTGTAACTTTGGTTAGATTAATTCTTGCTACAGGACCATTAACTGAAAGACAAGTTGGAATTACAATCTTTAAACTTGCCTTGTTTTCAGGAATACTTGCAATTATTACAGCTTCTTTAATGAGTGTGAGAATTTGA
- a CDS encoding Gfo/Idh/MocA family protein, protein MKIVQIGTGGWGKNHARVLSELGVLSAICDVDAQRSKEYGEKYSVNHYTSLDKMMISEEFDGAMVVTPTFTHTTITKKLLESKKHVFVEKPLTYKTEEGEELVKIAGKNKVILTCGYIERFNPAVGVVKNLVKEKKYGDLIMLEFHRENRMPLNIKDIGIIYDTSVHDIDTANWLFDEMPIVVFAKAGKINHKYEDFASIMLGYKENKVAIISSNWITPKKVRTFSAVCSDAIISSDFISQEVKIEKKDETEIPRNEKQEPLLLEIQNFLDSINGEKEQIVKIQEAVNVTKIAEAALLSSQKGIPIYLNLK, encoded by the coding sequence ATGAAAATTGTACAAATTGGTACAGGAGGATGGGGTAAAAATCATGCAAGGGTTTTATCAGAATTAGGAGTTCTCAGTGCAATTTGTGATGTAGATGCTCAACGAAGTAAAGAATACGGAGAAAAATATTCTGTTAATCATTATACATCACTTGATAAGATGATGATCTCTGAAGAATTCGATGGAGCAATGGTTGTAACACCAACATTTACCCATACCACAATCACAAAAAAATTACTTGAGTCTAAAAAACATGTTTTTGTTGAAAAACCTCTTACATACAAAACAGAAGAGGGTGAAGAACTTGTTAAGATTGCAGGAAAAAATAAAGTAATTCTAACTTGTGGATATATTGAGAGATTTAATCCTGCAGTAGGTGTTGTAAAAAATCTTGTTAAAGAAAAAAAGTATGGCGATTTAATTATGCTTGAATTTCATCGTGAAAATAGAATGCCACTTAACATAAAAGATATTGGAATAATTTATGATACTTCAGTACACGATATTGATACTGCAAATTGGTTGTTTGATGAGATGCCCATAGTAGTTTTTGCTAAAGCAGGAAAAATAAATCACAAATATGAAGATTTTGCGAGTATAATGTTAGGATATAAAGAAAACAAAGTGGCAATTATTTCTTCAAACTGGATTACGCCAAAAAAAGTTAGAACATTTAGTGCTGTTTGTTCAGATGCAATTATTTCATCAGATTTTATTTCACAAGAAGTAAAAATAGAAAAAAAAGATGAGACAGAAATTCCTCGAAATGAGAAACAGGAACCACTATTATTAGAAATTCAAAATTTTCTAGATTCAATAAATGGAGAAAAAGAACAAATTGTAAAAATCCAAGAGGCAGTAAATGTAACAAAAATTGCTGAAGCTGCACTTTTATCTAGCCAAAAGGGGATACCAATCTATCTGAATCTAAAATGA
- a CDS encoding Trm112 family protein: MNKTMIDILACPIDKSFPLELFEIEENNNIVSEGVLFCSKCSRFYPIIEEIPIMLPDELRDKKQEIEFLKNFRDKLPEKIITKANPWHL; encoded by the coding sequence ATGAATAAAACAATGATAGATATCTTAGCATGTCCAATTGACAAGAGTTTTCCTTTGGAATTATTTGAAATTGAAGAAAATAATAACATAGTTTCAGAAGGAGTTCTTTTTTGTTCAAAATGTTCTAGATTCTACCCAATAATCGAAGAAATTCCAATAATGCTTCCAGATGAGCTACGAGACAAAAAGCAAGAAATAGAATTTTTGAAAAATTTTAGGGATAAATTACCTGAAAAAATTATTACAAAGGCTAACCCATGGCATTTGTAA
- a CDS encoding DEAD/DEAH box helicase, protein MKIEKLQLPDSAIKFLKSQGFEKLYPPQADSVKSGLLDGKSILVSAPTASGKTLIAMIGMMSYLSKNKGKIIYLSPLRALAAEKFSEFKKLEKIALGKKIKVGISTGDFENIEKNLEKNNILILTNEKMDSIIRHGAEWIDEIGLVIADEVHLIGDENRGPTLEMILTQLKLLETKPQIVGLSATITNSDEIADWLGCKLVKNDWRPVPLTEGVCDGGEVTMNGGKTFEVERSIRGTPVDLGVQSVKDGGQSLVFAETRTRSKSLATKAADAISQILQKKDIAQLEKTSKKILSENEHTELVKTLATLVKKGVAFHHAGLNQNCREIIEKEFRNGAIKLLSSTPTLAAGVNLPARRVVISNVNRYNAKVGANRPISILEYKQLCGRAGRPQYDDYGESIIVGNGNAEDLIDYYINGEPEPIESKITDDKSLRTHILSIVVTHPGIKKEEILEFFLETLGGLQSRKPTIKFAIDISLRFLSSEYLLVKKGDRYAATEFGKKTSMLYIDPLTATYFRDAVENVSQDRKHTFGFLHLISNCEEFFPKFSLRQKDYEAASLMIENNSSELLEPISEYDCSRSLLALQAWITESSELSLSDSLGIESGDVHRMTETANWLAYCLREISKHVERVDLLEELDDLRQRITYGIREELLDLVQIKGIGRVRARILFKHGIRNLDDLAKIPVNKLADIDKIGSTIADNIKSELRKIRY, encoded by the coding sequence ATGAAAATAGAAAAATTACAACTCCCTGATTCTGCAATTAAATTCTTAAAATCACAAGGCTTTGAAAAATTATATCCACCACAAGCTGATAGTGTAAAGTCTGGATTACTTGATGGCAAAAGCATTCTAGTTTCTGCTCCTACTGCAAGTGGCAAAACATTGATTGCAATGATTGGAATGATGAGTTATCTTTCAAAAAACAAGGGTAAGATAATTTATCTTAGTCCTTTGAGAGCATTAGCTGCTGAAAAATTTTCAGAGTTTAAAAAATTAGAAAAAATTGCATTAGGTAAGAAAATTAAAGTAGGAATTTCTACTGGTGATTTTGAAAATATTGAAAAAAATCTAGAAAAAAACAATATTTTGATTTTAACAAATGAAAAAATGGATTCTATAATTAGACATGGTGCAGAATGGATTGATGAAATAGGGTTAGTGATTGCAGATGAGGTTCATCTAATCGGTGATGAGAATAGAGGACCAACATTAGAGATGATCTTAACTCAACTAAAACTATTAGAAACAAAACCTCAGATTGTAGGTCTTAGTGCAACTATTACAAATTCTGATGAGATTGCAGACTGGCTTGGATGTAAACTAGTCAAAAATGATTGGAGGCCTGTTCCTTTAACTGAAGGTGTCTGTGATGGTGGTGAAGTTACAATGAATGGTGGAAAAACATTTGAAGTTGAGCGTAGCATTCGTGGAACTCCTGTCGATTTAGGTGTACAGTCTGTCAAAGATGGTGGACAATCCTTGGTTTTTGCAGAAACTAGAACACGCTCAAAATCATTAGCAACAAAAGCAGCTGATGCAATATCACAAATTCTACAAAAAAAGGATATAGCTCAACTGGAGAAAACCTCCAAAAAAATCCTGTCTGAGAATGAACATACAGAATTAGTAAAAACATTAGCAACTTTAGTTAAAAAAGGAGTTGCATTCCATCATGCAGGATTAAATCAAAATTGTAGAGAAATAATTGAAAAAGAATTCCGTAATGGTGCCATCAAATTACTGTCGTCTACACCAACCTTAGCTGCAGGAGTTAATCTTCCTGCAAGAAGAGTTGTGATTTCAAATGTTAATAGATATAACGCAAAGGTAGGGGCAAACAGACCTATTAGTATTTTAGAATACAAACAGCTTTGTGGACGAGCTGGAAGACCACAATATGATGATTATGGAGAATCAATTATTGTTGGAAACGGTAACGCTGAAGATTTAATTGATTATTACATAAATGGTGAGCCTGAACCAATTGAATCCAAAATAACTGATGATAAATCTCTTCGAACACATATACTAAGCATTGTAGTTACTCATCCAGGAATTAAAAAAGAAGAAATCTTGGAGTTTTTTTTAGAGACATTAGGCGGATTACAATCAAGAAAACCCACAATAAAATTTGCAATTGATATTTCTCTAAGATTTCTTTCTAGTGAATACTTGCTTGTCAAAAAAGGTGATAGGTATGCCGCAACAGAATTTGGAAAAAAGACTTCTATGCTTTACATTGATCCTCTAACTGCAACATACTTTAGAGATGCTGTTGAAAATGTATCTCAAGACAGGAAACATACTTTTGGGTTTTTACATTTAATTTCAAATTGTGAAGAATTTTTTCCAAAATTCTCTCTCCGCCAGAAGGACTATGAGGCAGCTAGTTTAATGATAGAAAACAATTCTTCAGAATTATTAGAACCCATATCTGAATATGATTGTTCAAGAAGTCTCTTGGCTTTACAGGCTTGGATTACTGAATCTTCAGAATTGTCACTTTCAGACAGTCTAGGAATAGAGTCTGGTGATGTGCATAGAATGACTGAGACTGCAAACTGGCTGGCTTATTGCCTAAGGGAGATATCTAAACATGTTGAAAGGGTTGATTTATTGGAAGAATTGGATGATCTTAGGCAAAGAATTACCTATGGAATTCGTGAAGAATTACTTGATTTAGTGCAAATCAAAGGAATTGGAAGAGTAAGGGCACGAATTCTCTTCAAACACGGAATTAGGAATCTAGATGATTTAGCAAAGATTCCTGTGAATAAATTAGCAGATATTGATAAAATTGGTTCAACCATTGCGGATAACATCAAGTCCGAATTACGAAAGATTAGATATTGA
- a CDS encoding acyltransferase: MITNFISEKAKIGQNVSIWHFTYIGDNVEIGNNVKIGSLVHIDYNVKIGENTKIEGSAYIPPLSKIGKNVFIGPAAVLTNDPYPMCDKMRGVTIEEGAIIGARAVIKAGVTIGKNSVVAMGAVVTRDVPENVVVMGMPATIRKTREEYDIKQKKWLES; the protein is encoded by the coding sequence ATGATAACAAATTTTATTTCTGAAAAAGCAAAAATTGGTCAAAATGTTTCAATTTGGCATTTTACGTATATTGGAGACAATGTTGAGATTGGAAATAACGTCAAGATTGGTTCTTTAGTGCATATTGATTACAATGTTAAGATTGGAGAAAATACAAAAATAGAAGGTTCAGCTTACATTCCGCCACTTTCAAAGATTGGAAAAAATGTGTTCATTGGACCAGCTGCAGTTTTGACAAATGATCCTTATCCAATGTGTGATAAGATGAGAGGAGTTACAATTGAAGAAGGTGCAATAATTGGTGCTCGTGCAGTAATTAAAGCAGGAGTAACCATTGGAAAAAACAGTGTTGTTGCAATGGGTGCAGTAGTAACAAGAGATGTACCTGAAAATGTTGTTGTTATGGGAATGCCTGCAACAATCAGAAAAACTAGAGAAGAATATGATATCAAGCAAAAAAAATGGCTAGAAAGTTAA